Proteins encoded within one genomic window of Fragaria vesca subsp. vesca linkage group LG1, FraVesHawaii_1.0, whole genome shotgun sequence:
- the LOC101300480 gene encoding snakin-2-like, whose amino-acid sequence MGALSKTLMASLVLSFLLLLLAQADHQTVMDLNHGGAPSPLPPVLDCGVACAGRCKLSSRPRLCKRACGSCCSKCNCVPPGTAGNLEACPCYANLTTHNQTRKCP is encoded by the exons ATGGGAGCCTTGTCGAAAACGCTGATGGCTTCGCTGGTTCTCTCTTTTCTGCTTCTTCTCCTCGCCCAAGCAGATCACCAGACCGTCATGGACCTCAATCATGGAGGAGCTCCCAGCCCCTTACCCCCTGTCCTAG ATTGTGGAGTGGCCTGTGCTGGAAGGTGCAAGCTATCGTCGCGGCCGCGCCTGTGCAAAAGGGCCTGCGGAAGCTGCTGTAGCAAGTGCAACTGTGTTCCTCCGGGCACTGCCGGCAACTTGGAGGCTTGCCCTTGCTATGCTAATCTCACCACCCACAACCAAACCCGCAAATGCCCTTAA
- the LOC101300758 gene encoding uncharacterized protein LOC101300758 — METPSSTRRVTRSQTQNNNTIPISRKNNEDSEMGVSKSRTRNGKNQQQQDRSALIDITNDSPIVGVAMQTPSSAIIKLRSLRAKTTPGSGEALLRGQVKTLLQQVEEEAEVSKLSFENRPFRHLQSLIGNSPTGLLAPTPANTPQVYDLLADGSGSNIERPSPMVQEQLISQVVCDIFEGKNQASLESQKSILSRSLLLDFSEKSEISFSEEEDCSSVITSESKERSSPDDDSASLWSIQVNASTRDEEEDEEEEEEEEEYNLKGVDETEEEEEYNLKGVDETEEEEENEEDAGYDVDELCEGISKIFVDEKRMIPKFEGKRTKFVYNSDDEIVEEVVEDNTPRTPDSADVVSPSVLCLKGLPTPKGKHLRFLDEDDYEYSS; from the exons ATGGAAACCCCATCTTCAACACGAAGAGTCACAAGGTCGCAGACCCAGAACAACAACACCATTCCAATCTCAA GGAAGAACAATGAAGATTCTGAAATGGGTGTATCAAAATCAAGAACAAGAAATGGAAAAAATCAACAACAGCAAGACCGGTCTGCTCTGATCGACATAACCAACGACTCTCCGATTGTGGGAGTTGCGATGCAGACTCCATCATCGGCGATCATCAAACTGAGGAGTCTCCGAGCCAAGACCACACCGGGGTCCGGCGAGGCTCTGTTGAGAGGTCAAGTCAAGACCCTGTTGCAACAAGTGGAAGAAGAGGCCGAGGTCTCTAAGCTCTCTTTCGAAAACCGGCCTTTTCGACATCTTCAAAGCCTTATTGGGAACTCGCCGACCGGACTTCTTGCCCCAACTCCGGCGAACACGCCGCAGGTGTATGATCTGTTAGCTGATGGAAGTGGGAGTAACATTGAGAGACCCTCTCCTATGGTCCAAGAACAATTGATCTCTCAG GTGGTATGTGACATCTTTGAAGGGAAGAATCAAGCGAGCCTTGAATCGCAGAAGAGTATCCTGAGTCGATCTTTGCTGCTTGATTTCTCTGAGAAATCTGAAATCTCTTTCTCAGAAGAAGAAGATTGCTCCTCTGTGATTACAAGTGAGAGCAAAGAAAGGTCATCTCCAGATGATGATAGTGCTTCATTGTGGTCCATTCAGGTCAATGCGAGCACACGTGATGAAGAAGAGGATGAAGAAGAAGAAGAAGAAGAAGAAGAGTATAATCTGAAGGGAGTTGATGAAACCGAGGAAGAGGAAGAGTATAATCTGAAGGGAGTTGATGAAACCGAGGAAGAGGAAGAGAATGAAGAGGATGCAGGATATGATGTTGATGAGCTCTGTGAAGGTATAAGCAAGATTTTTGTGGATGAGAAGAGAATGATTCCCAAGTTTGAAGGAAAGCGCACAAAGTTTGTGTACAACAGTGATGATGAAATTGTTGAAGAAGTTGTAGAAGACAATACTCCACGCACTCCAGATTCAGCTGATGTTGTGTCACCAAGTGTCTTGTGCTTGAAGGGATTGCCTACACCAAAAGGAAAGCACCTGCGATTTCTGGATGAAGACGACTATGAATATAGTTCCTAA
- the LOC101298943 gene encoding uncharacterized protein LOC101298943, which yields MNPREESRPFINNTCVRCILQRELMAGVMLRIPVTRLTADNILEFPGGRAASLSDMVLGFIEEPAAATHAFQADSMTSGSDEEEEDQAASVEENKAFWDEQHQLLQATLHRTSSIESKIRQATKEVLRETIDSTCCRCSREVAGDCRNCLQSEICNRLISLGYNCAICKSKWKSSASTPSGEHTYLEVLDNSNPKRGETRVVIELNFRAEFEMARASQDYNRLISFLPEVFVGKAERLRALIKILCNAAKKCMKEKKMHLGPWRKHKYMQAKWFAAFQRSTPGLLQVGGCGNRPPKPRASMLTFDLSETMPGFHFTAVEAL from the exons ATGAATCCGCGGGAAGAGTCTCGACCATTCATCAACAACACGTGCGTCCGTTGCATTTTGCAAAGAGAGTTGATGGCTGGAGTAATGCTTAGAATTCCGGTCACTCGCCTGACCGCCGACAATATTTTGGAATTTCCCGGGGGCAGAGCTGCCAGTCTTTCCGACATGGTTCTGGGCTTTATAGAGGAACCTGCTGCAGCCACCCATGCCTTCCAGGCCGACAGTATGACGTCCGGCTCCGATGAGGAAGAGGAAGACCAAGCAGCTTCTGTCGAAGAGAACAAGGCATTTTGGGACGAACAACACCAACTTCTCCAG GCAACATTGCATAGAACCAGTAGCATAGAATCGAAAATCCGACAAGCCACCAAGGAGGTGCTGAGAGAAACTATAGATAGCACGTGCTGCCGGTGTTCGAGGGAAGTGGCCGGAGACTGCCGGAATTGTTTGCAAAGCGAAATATGCAATCGGCTTATTAGTTTAGGCTACAACTGTGCCATTTGCAAGTCTAAATGGAAAAGCTCAGCAAGTACCCCATCAG GAGAGCACACTTATTTGGAAGTGCTGGACAATTCAAATCCGAAGAGAGGGGAGACTAGGGTGGTGATTGAGCTCAATTTCCGAGCAGAGTTTGAGATGGCCAGAGCTAGTCAAGACTACAACCGTTTAATTAGCTTCTTGCCGGAAGTCTTTGTCGGGAAAGCCGAAAGACTACGAGCCTTGATCAAAATTTTGTGCAACGCAGCCAAAAAGTGCATGAAGGAGAAGAAAATGCATTTGGGACCTTGGAGGAAGCACAAGTACATGCAAGCTAAGTGGTTTGCAGCCTTCCAACGATCAACTCCGGGATTGTTACAGGTCGGAGGATGTGGAAACCGGCCACCAAAGCCGAGGGCTTCCATGTTGACGTTCGACTTGTCGGAGACTATGCCGGGATTCCATTTCACGGCGGTTGAGGCTCTGTGA